From Suricata suricatta isolate VVHF042 chromosome 1, meerkat_22Aug2017_6uvM2_HiC, whole genome shotgun sequence, a single genomic window includes:
- the CCNA2 gene encoding cyclin-A2: MLGSSAPGPAAREAGSALLTLQHTELQEDQENINPEKVAPAQQPRTRAGLAVLKAGNPRVPAPQQRPKTRRVAPLKDLPINDEHVTVPPWKANSKQPAFTIHVDEAEEETQKRPAESKKSEHENVLAFNSAITLSGPRKPLVPLDYPMDGSFESPHTMDISIVVDDEKPMSVNEVPDYHEDIHTYLREMEVKCKPKVGYMKKQPDITNSMRAILVDWLVEVGEEYKLQNETLHLAVNYIDRFLSSMSVLRGKLQLVGTAAMLLASKFEEIYPPEVAEFVYITDDTYTKKQVLRMEHLVLKVLAFDLAAPTVNQFLTQYFLHQQSANCKVESLAMFLGELSLIDADPYLKYLPSVTAAAAFHLALYTVTGQSWPESLVQKTGYTLESLKPCLMDLHQTYLRAPQHAQQSIREKYKSSKYHGVSLLNPPETLNV; this comes from the exons ATGTTGGGCAGCTCCGCGCCCGGGCCTGCGGCCCGCGAGGCGGGCTCGGCGCTGCTAACATTGCAGCATACGGAGCTCCAAGAGGACCAGGAGAACATCAACCCCGAGAAGGTGGCGCCCGCCCAGCAACCCCGCACTCGGGCCGGGCTGGCTGTACTCAAGGCCGGGAATCCGCGCGTTCCAGCGCCGCAGCAGAGGCCCAAGACAAGACGG gtTGCACCTCTTAAGGATCTTCCTATAAATGATGAGCATGTCACTGTTCCTCCCTGGAAAGCAAACAGTAAACAGCCTGCATTTACCATTCATGTGGATGAAGCAGAAGAAGAGACTCAAAAGAGGCCAGCTGAATCTAAAAAATCAGAACATGAAAATGTCCTGGCTTTTAATTCAGCTATTACTTTATCTGGACCAAGAAAACCACTGGTACCTCTTGATTATCCAATGGATGGTAGTTTTG AGTCACCACATACTATGGACATATCAATTGTAGTAGACGATGAAAAGCCAATGAGTGTCAATGAAGTGCCAGACTACCATGAAGACATTCACACATACCTTAGGGAAATGGAG GTTAAATGTAAGCCTAAAGTGGGTTACATGAAGAAACAGCCAGACATCACTAACAGTATGAGGGCTATCCTTGTGGACTGGTTAGTTGAAGTAGGAGAAGAATATAAACTACAGAATGAGACCCTGCATTTGGCTGTGAACTACATTGATAGGTTCCTTTCATCGATGTCTGTGTTGAGAGGAAAACTTCAGCTTGTGGGCACTGCTGCTATGCTGTTAGCCTC AAAGTTCGAAGAAATATACCCTCCAGAAGTAGCAGAGTTTGTGTACATTACAGATGATACCTATACCAAGAAACAAGTCCTGAGAATGGAGCATCTAGTTTTGAAAGTGCTTGCTTTTGATCTAGCTGCACCAACAGTAAATCAGTTTCTTACCCAGTACTTTCTGCATCAGCAGTCTGCCAACTGCAAAGTTGAAAGTTTAGCAATG TTTTTGGGAGAATTAAGTTTGATAGATGCTGACCCGTATCTGAAGTACTTGCCATCAGTTACTGCTGCAGCAGCCTTTCATTTAGCACTCTACACAGTCACAGGACAAAGCTGG CCTGAATCTTTAGTTCAAAAGACTGGATATACCTTGGAAAGTCTTAAGCCTTGCCTCATGGACCTTCACCAGACCTACCTCAGAGCACCACAGCACGCACAACAGTCaataagagaaaagtataaaagTTCCAA GTATCATGGTGTTTCTCTCCTCAACCCACCAGAGACACTAAATGTGTAA